CTGCAAGCAGTAGCTGCCATCGGGCTGTCCCAAGGCCTGCGCCTGTTCAAGCGCACACAAGCCGCGTTGAATCAAACGCTGGTCCCAGCACGTTCGGTTCTGCGCGGCCAACAACACCAGGTTGCCCTCGTCATCGGTGCGCGCCGGTGTGCGCGAAGCCTGTATGGCCATCAGTGCCACCAACCCATGCACCTCGGGCTGATCAGGTGCGATCTCAGACAAAAGCTGCCCAAGACGAAGCGCTTCGTCGCACAAGGCGGGGCGCATCCAGTCTGCGCCACTGGTGGCGGTATAGCCTTCATTGAAGATCAGGTAAACGACCTCCAGCACCGCGCCCAGACGCCGCTTGAGTTCATCGCCCTTGGGCACCTCAAACGGCACCTGCGCCTGGGCCAGCGCCCGCTTGGCTCGAACGATGCGCTGCGCCAGGGTGGCCTCGCTTGTCAGGCATGCGCGGGCGATCTCCGCGGTGGTCATGCCACCCAGCAGCTTGAGGGTCAGGGCGACACGCGCTTCGGTCGCCAGCACCGGGTGGCAGGCCGCAAAAATCAACCGCAACAGGTCATCGCCGATGGCCGCGTTTTCGCGTGCTTCGTCAAGGCCATCACTGAAGTCGGGCACCACATGGACATTCATGGCTTGTAGGTCGCTGGCCAGATCCCCGTGTCTCGCATCGGCCATCTGCCTGTGGCGCAGGTGGTCGAGGGCACGGTGCTTCGCGGTGGTCATCAGCCAGGCGGCGGGATTCTGCGGCAGGCCATCGCTGGGCCAATGTTCCAGCGCTGCGATCAGTGCGTCTTGCGCCAGGTCTTCGGCCACGCCGATATCGCGCACATAGCGCGCCACGGTCGCGACGATGCGGGCCGACTCTTTGCGCCAGACCGCAGCGAGGCAAGCATGGACAGTGGGGTGGTCAACAACAGTGTTCACACAACGGGTTTTACACCCGCGCGCTCACATCTGCGCAGGCGCAGCGGTCTCATCCATCCAGAACACCTCCCACTGGTGGCCATCGAGATCGGCAAACCCGTGCTGGTACATGAATCCATGGTCCACAGGCGCGTTGGGCGTGGTGGCGCCCGCAGCGATCGCCTTGGCCATCACGGCCTCGACCTCCGCCCGGCTGTCGAGCGAAAGGGCGATCAGCACCTCGGTGCTCTGGTGGGCATCGCTGATCGGTTTTTTGGTGAACCCCTGAAAAAAGGGCTCCACCAGCAGCATGGCAAAAAAGTTCTCACCTATCTCCAGGCAGGCACCCTGCTCGTTGGTAAACCGTGGATTGAAATTGAGGCCCAGGGCTGTGAAAAAAGCCTTGGAACGGACCATGTCCTTGATGGGCAGGTTGACAAAGATCTGGCGAAACATGAATGACTCCTTGGTGGGTTGTTGCGGTTTCTCGGCGAGCACCTTCAAATTGGCCAGCCCCGCTTCAAAATCTTTGCCAATCATCTGGTCCATGTTGATGAAGATGCCAGCCAGCTTGGGCAGGAAGCTGCTGGGGCCGTGCACGGCCCAGGTGACGCGGGTGACGCCTTTGCCCACGGGCTAGTGCGTGAAATCGACAGTGTTGTGTCCTTCGAGGGGCTCCTTCATGTCGAGCGGCATGGACACGAGCGACGTTCGATAAGAACCCGGGCTGACGCTCAGGCCGTCGGCGCCATCATGCTGTTGCGGTTGCCCTCGGTGTCCACAAAAGACACATAACGCCCAATGCCCGGAAT
This region of Hydrogenophaga crassostreae genomic DNA includes:
- a CDS encoding VOC family protein, which translates into the protein MFRQIFVNLPIKDMVRSKAFFTALGLNFNPRFTNEQGACLEIGENFFAMLLVEPFFQGFTKKPISDAHQSTEVLIALSLDSRAEVEAVMAKAIAAGATTPNAPVDHGFMYQHGFADLDGHQWEVFWMDETAAPAQM
- a CDS encoding RNA polymerase sigma factor; amino-acid sequence: MNTVVDHPTVHACLAAVWRKESARIVATVARYVRDIGVAEDLAQDALIAALEHWPSDGLPQNPAAWLMTTAKHRALDHLRHRQMADARHGDLASDLQAMNVHVVPDFSDGLDEARENAAIGDDLLRLIFAACHPVLATEARVALTLKLLGGMTTAEIARACLTSEATLAQRIVRAKRALAQAQVPFEVPKGDELKRRLGAVLEVVYLIFNEGYTATSGADWMRPALCDEALRLGQLLSEIAPDQPEVHGLVALMAIQASRTPARTDDEGNLVLLAAQNRTCWDQRLIQRGLCALEQAQALGQPDGSYCLQASIAACHARAVHADDTDWPRIAALYGALMRVAPSPVVELNRAVAVGLAEGPAAGLVILEPLLCDKTLQHYPWLPSVQGDLLEKLGRGAQARAAYARAAAMTRNEPERRWLLRRIDAIGD